Below is a window of Poecile atricapillus isolate bPoeAtr1 chromosome 2, bPoeAtr1.hap1, whole genome shotgun sequence DNA.
CACAGTAAATTTGAAAACTCACAAGTAATTCTCAAGTGTTCAAATGAAAACATGCACTCTGAATGCATGTATGGTAATACATAATGAAGGAATTTAGAGCCCAGCTTTTCAGAATCGAAACTGTAGGCAAGAATCCAACAGCTGAAGTTGTTTTagctccattttttttttcaatcatcAACACCAATGAAGAACCCTTACCAGTGGGATTCTTGGAAATCTTATTTTAAACACTGTATGGAAGACACTGTTTTCACTCTGGGGTTTAAAGTGTTATCTACCTCAGCTTGATGCTGTGGCATTTAATtcataaataagaaaaaaaatcagaataaaaaaaaggtaGAGTTCTGACCATTTGCAGAGACACCACTTCTGCTCATTAGTCCTCAGTCAAAGCACAGACTTTGGACCTGTGGATATCTATGCTGATTACCAGAACAGAACAGCTCTGAAGAAGGACCATGCCTGAACTGCCTGGCTCGAAGCAGGAGACATGAAACGCTAAACCCAGGGACAGAATATGCTGAATACCAAAGCATGAAGGCTGGAGATGGGAAACTTCTATCCATACCAGAGACTTTCTTTAGGAAAAGCAGACACCTGATATACTTGTTCACTGGAGGAAATATATCCCAATAAGGAAAGGAAGGACATGAAGTGAATCTCTCAGACAAAATTCATACTTGGCTACTTGTTACCACTTCCATTGAAGCTAAAAGCCAGGTTAAAAGACGTACAGTTTATATTTTGCATCTTTATTGCTCTGTTTTTCTACTTGCTTTGTATAATATACTTCtttttttgtgctgtgctgtctgTGTGACCATCTTGCTTACATCAGTATTTTCACCTGAATAAATATACTTCTATTTATCTCTGAAACAGTTAACTGTATAGGCTACTCTTTCCTGCACATTTTACTGCTGATCACTTGTGGTAGGCATTCAGTCCTTAAACCTGGTGAGCTTCTTATACTATATACTAATGCTGCATTCTTGATATTCAAAGGAATGCTCAAAGGACAAGTTTATTTTATCCTGCAAGACTATTACTGACAACCACCCACAATGTGGGTTGAAATATGTTGTCACAAAACTAAATTTActccattttcatgacagaCAATTTTGTCCTGTGATTAGATCTCAGCAACAGAAGAGCATTTAACCACTTTTCTTGTAATGATATCAAATAATATACACAGCTCCACGTTAATGGTTTTTGGTTTTAACTTCAGCTCGGATTCAAGTCAAACTCTGACGCCCAAAAAACAGGCTTATTTTAGTCTGATAGAAAAATGAGACAAAGTACAAATTTATGTCAAAATCTAAGTTCTAGTATGtacaaaatgcctttttttaacATCGTGTGTTTCACAAAAAAAGTGTGCTTTGCATCAGTTACCTCATCAATTTGCTCTAGAAGCCATTTATTTTTAGCAAAGGGATTACTTTGTAGGCAGATGATATCATCATCATCGTCCAAAAGTGCAGGAACTATTACAGATGtgatattatttaaataaaagaaaatattttaaatatggaaTAAACATACCCAGATGTAGTGTTTTCTTTCAATACTCCAGAACACCTTAAGTAGAAGTTTTACTTCTTTTGGCTCTCTTTAACTTTGAATAACCTTCTTCTTTCTGCTTACAAAAACAAGACAAACAGAAAAGTGCAAAAAACAATAAAGCAAATGAAGCAGGAATAGTAAGCTAAAAATTCAACTAAAAAAGTTGCTTCTGAGTGAAATGCTTAGTTGAATAATAAGTAATTAATAAAAGTTTCTGTTTtgcaatataaataattttaagtatGTTTATAAGTCCTATATAATTAGGACCACAGCTACTTTGAAAGTACCCTTTATATGCTGATAACCATGACTTTCAAAACCAACTATCATTTCTGATGATCAGTAATGACAAAGACTTACTCTTCAGAGATGTGTTTAGCAGTGTCCCCTGTTAGCAccattatattttaatttggggacaggaggaaTCAGCCTAATAAGCATCAGAGAGTCCATCCCTACCCCAATTAACAGACAAGCCTCTTTCTTATTCCTGACACACCAATGAAACTTCTTGAGACCTGTACATCCAACTCTCGAGTCCAGCAGTGGCAGCACTGCAGTGGCAATGTGGCAGTGAGAACTTGCTGTGTCCTGACACTTCCCAAAAGCAGCTTGCAGGGCTCAGGCAGGCACCTGTGCTACTCACAGCTTGCCTGGAGAGCGAGGAATGTATGGGGCACTTGTGACTCCTGGCAGTGCCCCTTCCCCattccagcagtgctgccagACCAGCTACAAGCTCTCCATGCTCACAAGCCCTGGTGTGGCTGAATCATTCCCAGTGACAGGTAAAGGAATTCATTAATTCATATTGTGGTGGAAGTCCCCCCTCAATATCCAGACCCCTAGGGCTGTTATTCTTATAAACAGCTATTTTCAGTTGCTGGTTTCCTTCTCTTTGTGAGAGTGACTCTACTGCTGTAGCACTGCAGTGCTGGGCCTGGAACCAGTGACTCAGTTGTGGCCCTGTGGAAgggcctttcccagctgcagttGGATGGggccagctcagagcagctgggctggcGCTTCCCACACAAACTCCTCtctcccctgctgcagctcGAGCTCTGGGGTATGAGCATGTTCCTGCAGCAggcccctggggctgctgcactGGCCTTTTCTGGTCTGCAGAGAGAGCACAGACTGTGTTCTTTTAATTACAGTTAAACATCCAGAATTGTCTTGTATTTGGCTTTAAAAgcataacaacaacaaaaaagtaatttctacaGAATGTTGTTAAATTCAAGTTCTTGAGGTGAAAAACTCACAGAACCACTGAGAATGCCTAGAGGTATACTGGGCAGGATAGAACTTCTCTGCAGAATCAGAAAATCTTCTTCAAAAACAGTAACATCATTAAACATTTCAGTAGCATCTTTTGCTGTAGAGAATCATTCAACATGAACTCTTCAAGTGACAGTATCATACCTGATAGTTACTATTAATTTTATCCTGGTTAAGGTTAATTTTATCCAGGGAGGTATCCAGAAATCCAGTAAGATTTCTTAGCCTGCCCATTTTAATTGGAACATACTAAAAATTTTTAAGTATCTTTTTTATCTCTTAATTCAGGTCCTTCTGGACTGGACTAAGGAgtgcatgtgtgtgtgaaggGAGTAAGGGGGTTTACCTGTCTTCTTCTGGCACAACCTTTCTTTACAGATGCTTCCATGTTGCTCTCCATGTCTGGCAAAGTTGGTTTTGAGGTCATTGTTTCACATGTCAGATACTCGTTCCCTGCAATCATCTTAAAGTATAGAAGTTTATACCTTCATTAGAAAAACACCCCTCAACATTTTGAATAAGACctgaacttttaaaattacctGCTTTTTTGGAAGGTGCCATCATCACACAAAGCTGAGATAACCCACCAAGTTACATTGTATAGATGAAAAGCATGATAAGACCAAGACATTTCATCCATGTACCCAATATATGGAATATCATCCTCATAAAAATTGCACTGAAATCAGGTCAACTATTTATTTAATTGAAATGCAGGGagaattacagaaatattaGGTGGTAAAGTACTTCCAGCTGTCACATAATCATAACTTTTACTCAAAACAGAGCTAACTTCAAAGATAGATCACCTTGCTTTGGGCCCCATTCAGTCAAGTTCTGAAAACCTGGAAGGCTAAGAAATCCAAAAACCTCCCTCTGCAAATTGTTCTAGTAGCTGACTAGCTGTTCTAacactgaagatttttttcctcatggcCAGTGGGATTCTTTTCCTGTTGCAACTTGTGCTTTTTGTGAAACTGTAATTAAACATGTTTTTACAAAACTTCCATGTTTGTCTAACAGCACAATGCCTTACACACAACTGTTGTCAGTACTACACAATTGATGAGGTTTGAGACTTCCTTCCAGAAGGAAGGAATTATTCCATTAATATGGATTTATGTGGAGAGAGACtgaacaccaaaaaaaaatgccatCATGTTAACCTCACACAGACTTGGATAAAATGTCTAAAACAAAGGAAGACTGATTGCTGCACCACAAAAGTCCCAGATTAAAGAAGTGTTAATTTCACAAAACACAGTAAATCATCTTCcctttcagggaaaaaaaaaaaaaaaaaaaaaaaaaaaaaaaaaaaaagcagcagtggcTGAAAACATTAAGTTATATGGTAGAATTTTAGAAAACTATCTTGAGAATGATGGTAGAACATGATGAAAGTCATGCTCTTTATTGCTTAACGTTGTTTTTGAATTTGTGAGAAGCAGTGAGAATGAGACCTGTTCTTTACTGTACCTGTTCAAAGTTAGGTTTGGAATGATGACTGGTTGTCTCAGCAGTACAGTCCTTATAGTGGCATGCTGCTCTGTTTGCTTCACTTTTGGCCATGAACACTGTATCTCTGAAGACAGATTCATGAATATTTAACCCAGCTCCTTTATTTGATCTCTTTGTTTGTTGCTGTGGCAAACTGGAATTTGTCATTTCATTGTCTAATTTACAAATTTGCAAATGCACTTCCTTTGACTGGTGTTGTTTCTCAAAAAATTGAGTAGTATTTTGACTTGCAaactttttcccccttcttgcACTGGAAGTAGGAGTTTCATGTGTATTCAGACATGGACTGGTGCTTGACTTCTGAAGCACTGGCCCAACATTCTTAAGAAAGAACAGAGAATTTGCCTTTTTATGATTGACTTCACTTGGATTCCTACCTGAAGCagagttttcagaaaaatcagagCTAGTAATTTGTCCACTAGACTGGGTTTTCCATCGAAATATGGGTGTACCATGTTTTGGGTATGTCTTTGTGTTCTTTACCTGAAGGGCGCTGCTGTCAGTAGGAGTTTTGACTGGCACGTCTTGAATGTGTTTGAAAACCTGAGTTATGCTGGATTTGTGCACAGAGAGCATAGAAGATGAAACACCCACACTTTTTATTGGTGAATGCCATTcagcattttcccttttcttcctaTCTGTTTGACTTGTGATCTTTCCATTCATTTGCATCaactttcctttgaaaattGGTATAATTTTGCTGACTTTTGGGGGCGTGGATTCAAAGGCTGAGTTTACAGGTGGTGCTAAAGATTTTGCCGTTGTTAACTTTGGCACGCCAGGTATTTGCTTATCGCTCATTGACTTCTCTGTTGCTTCAATGCTAACCCCTCCTGTAGTCTTACTCGAAAAACTGTGTGTTCCTGGCTCTTGGATCAAACACTCCATCCAGTGGCTATTTTCCGAACTGCACGGTGAAGGAATTCCAGGCAAAGTCGGTTTTCTTGGAGGAGCCTGCGTTAGAGATACTACACAAACCATCTCACCGTCCAATTTTGTATGCTTAGGTTTCATTTCCTGCAACACATCAAGAGCTGCTAAATTGAATAAACTGGATTTAACGGTCTGATAGTGCCACCTAATGCATCGCTATATGGTATCAACTTAATACACATCACAATACATATGCATACAATTTTGTGTTTTGGATTACAAtgactgtattttaaaacattatttagTTGTCACTATAAATTAAGGGGTTTTATTTAATCCTCCCCGAGTTCTTTGTTTACAAAATATGGTAGAATATCGTATTTCTCAGAAGGAAAGTCTTAAAGTAATTATCTTAGTTTAGTGCTTTCCAACTGGATAATGTCTACCCCTTTTGAAGGGTTCTGGAGAGGGTTTGACTGACAGGGTTCCTCATCCCTTAAGACTTCTAAGAGCATCTGTATTCTGAGCAAAAGACAGTTTGGATGTCTATAAAAACTGCAGATGACACAGAGGACCCATTCTAGCTTTGATCACTGGAGAAACATAAACAAGAACTGCTTTCTGAAAGAGGATTATAGTATTTTAGAAACTCTGCAACTTCTGTCACTATTCTTTGTTCAGAATTAATTACTTCATTTCTTCTTTCACACACTACTACCAAAAAAATTTGAGCCTCAACCTTTGTCACAACCTCAAATTATAGGAGTTTTGATTACTTGCCTGCTTTCTATAGCCAGACATGGAGTAAATCTTACATCTTGAGTGTTTTAAAATGCTTATGTCCACACAGTcctctttttaaataaattgtactactattactactgctagtaataataacaatagaatcatgaatggtttgggttggaagggacctaacAGATCATCTAGTCCCAGCCACACTGCCATGGGCATGGACAACTttcaccagaccaggttgctcaagcCCCAGCCACCCTGGCCTCAAACATTTctggggatggggaatccacatatttgggcagcctgttccagtgcctgaccatgCTCACAGCAAAAAtctcttcctaatatctaatctaaatctaccctttgtcagtttaaagccattcctccttgtcctgtcattacaTGTCCTTGAAATactaacaataataataatgttactgttgttattgttgttgttattactgtttttattattattattatggaGATTTGAGAAAGTTCTGGATCtcaaactgtaaaaaaaatctatagaaCTGCAAATACTAATAACAAATAATTAACATCAAGTccattttttatgtatttataatgtTAATAACTTCACAATAGCAAATACTATAGCTTGCACATTAATTTAAAGTTATAGGACTGATAGTTGGTTGTGAAAAGCATAGTTTTGTGCTCTTACTATGCTCTGAATATGATAAAGATCACTTCATACAATGAAAAAGTATGTGCCATTAATATGTTTATAAAAAAAGTCTTACATGCACTGAAGCCCTGGAGAGTTCTTTTGTAGCATAAAGTGCTTTACTTGTCATCTTTACTGGAAATCCACACAGCTGTGAAAAATTTCTCTTCATGTCAGAAAGGAAAGAGTTCACTACACTTTCTGCATCTGTTCTGGGGAAATACTGCACTGGCTGACTTCGGATGCAACTTAAAGGGTACCTGAGTAAGTGTTCAGGGATACACAACGAGTTTCTTTACATTTCTATAATTACTAATCATCCTTGTTGAGAAGAAAACATGAGTTTGtctaaatgtttttttaaaaggtgaaCAAAAGCACTGAATTCCTTATGGGCCTGAACTTCATGAAGTTAAAGGACTTCAGCACATCTATACCACACTAACCTATTAGAGCAAAGATTACTCAATATAAGAAACCTTTAGTCTAGTCTTTCCTAGCAGGAAAATTCTCTTTAAAAGCAATCTTTGTTGGCCACATTTTTACACAATTTAACTTTCTTCTACACCACTTTcttttacatcacatttaaagtGGCATTATCACATTTATGGAAGCTGTGAAGGAAATTGTTCTATTTGTCTTCCTATTATTCAATACTGGGACAGAGACTTGACtaaattttttgtttcaatttgtCTAGTAAAACACTTCTCTACTGACTACTATGAAATTATGAAAGAAGGGAATGTGGCATActcaaaaatgaaaagcagagctTTGCTAGAAGTGTAGGAGAGGAAATGTAATAAATATATTCTGAAAGGATACGTAAAGAACCTTTCCCCTATTGGTTTGAAGTAAACACTCAAGTATATTTTTGTCTCTTCGAGATCCTCAGGAAGAATATATCCATACTTGGATAAACCAAATACAAACAGGTATTACAAGGACAAACTCATCAGGCACaaaaaagggagggagaaatGAGAGCAGTGTACGTGTTTCTTACCAGACTCTTCCAGTGCA
It encodes the following:
- the C2H18orf63 gene encoding uncharacterized protein C18orf63 homolog, which produces MNSTRHQSLFFVSLPELQKLCAATVTLSCQIPESEARSTQIKTCRQLLFLYQEVLSAPVMGTLNQISVVMAIPFYESGICQAYVERHRATLEAPQTVTPALLQTCLSYTLTARLAPRWNKAGHLLVQGKDFLCHSGRQNAVVIDLNVSERQLCISVEPCSIRLPPPKLGDFDISANTIKLFDSNENTVIQQHSILSNWCYVLPSMKMGQIINISHIIPPESPFHSYKDFQMHWKSLYGYILPEDLEETKIYLSVYFKPIGERFFTYPLSCIRSQPVQYFPRTDAESVVNSFLSDMKRNFSQLCGFPVKMTSKALYATKELSRASVHEMKPKHTKLDGEMVCVVSLTQAPPRKPTLPGIPSPCSSENSHWMECLIQEPGTHSFSSKTTGGVSIEATEKSMSDKQIPGVPKLTTAKSLAPPVNSAFESTPPKVSKIIPIFKGKLMQMNGKITSQTDRKKRENAEWHSPIKSVGVSSSMLSVHKSSITQVFKHIQDVPVKTPTDSSALQVKNTKTYPKHGTPIFRWKTQSSGQITSSDFSENSASGRNPSEVNHKKANSLFFLKNVGPVLQKSSTSPCLNTHETPTSSARRGKKFASQNTTQFFEKQHQSKEVHLQICKLDNEMTNSSLPQQQTKRSNKGAGLNIHESVFRDTVFMAKSEANRAACHYKDCTAETTSHHSKPNFEQMIAGNEYLTCETMTSKPTLPDMESNMEASVKKGCARRRQKEEGYSKLKRAKRSKTST